The DNA window TAAAAAAGGACACCTGGACCCTCTTCTCTGACAACAACCATCCTGGAAGCAAATTTCTGGAAATAAGTGATTTGGTTCCATACATTCTGAGGGAGGCAGTGAAACTAAGAGGAAAGTATAACAGAGCTCACCTTAATGAGAagagcaaaaggagaaaaaagatcatccttttctgctcccaaaatatatttttttctacaatcATCatagtaaaaatacaaaaatgtaatAAGTTCAGGTAGCAGCCTACACAGAAAACTCACCAAAGCACATCAAAGCCACTGTTGGCCACTATTCGTTCAGGCATAGACAGTGTGTGCAAAGGATCAATGATGCCTAATGTTGGCTTAATGGCTCTTGAAGCAATGCCTGCAACATGTAAAGTGAGGAAAATGGGTTAAAGattttttgcaataaaatagGACAAGCTTCATGTTCAAAACATCACAATAGGGAGAGGAACTTATTTGAAACTATGAACgtaaaagggaagagagagaagggagagcaaGGAGTATCTATAAATGTAGATCATAGGTATCTTACTGATGATGAAGTCCCTGTAACAGGCTTATATGATTTGAGACTTTTGCCTGAAGTGGCAATAGCATTCTCTCTCTGTTTGCAACACTCCCTGAGCAGCCTATACTTGCAAAATGTCTGTGCTGCATGGCATCTGCAGTATTCTTAAATTTGTATCTCCTGTGAACAGTCAGAGGGCAAAACTGGTTTGGGCCTACAATTGATTGCTGTTGCCAATTGCTGTCTTCAGCATCTGTAATAACCATGCCCTTGTGTTTTGGTTATGGAGGCACAGATGTAGCTTTGAgggagagacagacagacacagactgATTGACTATGTATAAACTAGAAAACTCTTCAGCTATTATCAGAACACCTTAGCACACCCATTTGGGTCCCAAGTACTGCAGACTGCATGGCATATAAAATCCACATGTTTAGAAGTAAAACCTCAAAACAGCTATGAAGCTCAAGATGACATTTTAGCCTTAATCTTTATTTACCAGGGATGAAAAGGCCAAGGGAAGACTGTCCCTCACTTGCACAGCATCCCAGGCCTGAGGTTTCAAAAGTCAGGAAAAGGAACATTTGGTTGCAATTAtacaacaaagaaacagaagtcataaaagcagaaagaaaaatacagaggaaataAGGAACAGTTGGTTGACCCTGAATATAAGTAGAAATTTCCTTTGCAATTAACATTTTCTGCCATTTAAGGACTTGAAAGATTTTAGTTTCCTGTTTTGCCTTCGAACTATAATCCAATGTATTACATAGGTATTTCATTATGTTAATACGCTATGAATTTAATTCAAGGAGGAAACCATTAAAGCTCTTCAAATTTGCCTGTGGCAGTTGACTCAAACAAAATGACACCTGAAATGAAACGCGGTATCCCTTCCTTTCACAGCAGGGAAATAACAAAGACATTGGAAAAGCAGTTGTCTTGCATAGCatacaaaaacccccacaaaacaaacaaacaaaaccccccaaacaaaacagcaaaacctcACCGGTTTTAACTTTTAGTTCTTTGAAGTCAAAAATGGCAACACCAGTGGTTTCACTTCCAGTGCCAGATGTTGTAGGAACTTAAAAGGAAGAATGGGGataacaacaaataaataatatataatattgcaaaataagtaaataaaaccaCAATAGTAACATCACCAAAAACACAGGAACCAGGAAATCTTGGAGGAATCCCTGATCCAAAGCCAACAGGTCAAAGAGAAACTGTTACTTTGATCTCTTTTCTCAGTAAAAGCAGTCTAACTGAGCTAAATAAGACAAACTGATTGCAAAAGCTCTGATCTTTACACTGAAGTAAATAGTAAAATTGCTGCTGAATACAATTAGAGGAGAAGTAAGCCCAGAGGAAGCTGAAACAGTCATGGTAAACTGATTTCAACAGAAATATCACAGAGAGTGTAGAATAACTCCCCTTCCCCCAAGCCCTCACTCTCCACAAACATCCCTCCTGCTTTACCTGCTATCAGTGGCTTGAGGGGAACAGTGACAGGCTTCCCTTTCCCAATAGGAGCATTGACATAATCCAAGAATTCTGATGTAGGACTGGCTGCGTACAGGTTGGCAGCTTTACAGGTGTCTATCACAGACCCACCTCCAACAGCAACATAGGCATCAAACTCTCCCTTTCTGGCAAATCTAATGGCATCCAGGAAacttggaaaacaagaaaggatTTCCAATTAGTCAGGATTAAACCAGTACAAAGGGAAACTAATTATTAAGACCAGTATGCAGGTCATACGGTGTTTAAACAGCCACAGGGAATGCTGGAAAGGCCTAGGCACTACTTGGAGAAGTGCACTGTCAGAAGTGAGTAGTACCTTTGGTCTGTTGGCTCCACCCGGACATTATCATATATCTGAAAGTTTATACCATATTTTGCCAAGGAATTCAATACTGCATTTACAGGAGGGAGTTTGGAGAGGTTTTTATCTGTCATCAAACAAACTCTTCTAGCACCAAGATTCTGCAGGTCCTACAATAACAATGACATTAAAAACCAAATGACTAGTAAAAATCATACACTgaacaatttaaaaactgaTCCAAATCAACAGATCAATTactaataaaaaacccccaacctaAAAATAGTTGGTTAttgtaaaatgtttaaaaccaTATCAGCCGAAGAAAAAGAGCATTAACCACACACACATAGGATGCAGAAAGCAGCATAAAATTTAAAGCTGCCAAACTGATATAGTTGAAGTCTTACGACAGAAGAAAACTAAAGCTGTTGAACCACACGGTTAAGACTAcagtaaaatgtaaattttttttaaaaaatattttttcctacacaATTCCTGCGAcaataaaaaggttttttcaCAAGTTGTCTCCCCTAGATACCTACCAAAGCACAGGATCAAAATCTTGCAAATTTAATACTGAATATTAATTTATtgattaaaaatcaaaataagtggcaaaagagagaaaatacattctAACCTTTGCTAAATTAATTGTCACAAGAGCTACATGATACATGCAATTCTAAATAATTCTAACACTGTTTAAAGACAGAGGTTCTGTCTAATTTCATTTACTGACTGTTATCTTGCTTTAcaaatttgcaaataaaaaagagaattgTTAATGTCAGAAATGccaagaaaggaggaaaaaatgataAATGAAAAAAGCCAGTGATAACGGTAAACTGGAACAATGTATTCAGGTGAATCATCTCACATTGCTGAAacaaaaattcttcattttcacagTGCAAACTCAGAGCTGAATGAGTATCTAGCTAATTTAATGGAAAGTCCCTAATTCATTTtaaggagcagcagaagagaCAAAAGTGATCTTGAGAAAATCCTGGTGAGTCACCAGGATTCAAAACTTTCTGAATTAAATTCCCTGTCAGTGAAAAGTATTGTTGCATAATCCTAGCAAATCATCAATTATCTAATTATCCCCCAAGATGCATTTCATGTTCTCAGTTATACCATAGCAACATTGATGCAACATGCTTCTGTTCTGTACCCAATAgtattttccagcctttttACACTGCTATATATGACAACACATACTGCAAATCAGTGGAGATTCAGACATGCcataaataaattttccttCATAAAACAGATTGATAGCACCATCAGCCCTTTAGAAAGTAACTTTTCACCAGAGATGGACTTACACCATAGCAGCTTACCATGCCAATCTCTTTTGTAACTCCTTCTCCATATCGGATGTTTGAAATGGccatctacaaaaaaaaaaagagaacaaaccaaaaccaaacaacctttttttcctcGAAAAATGGATAAATGGCATCTACTACCACACAGACaaagtgaaatataaatatttaataatgcaACTATTTGTTAAATGCCATGTTTAGCAATTAGTGTTCTGTATACTACTTTTAAATCAAATACATTTGATTATTAAACCTACCTCAAATGCATAGTCTGTATTTCCCAGGGTACACCGCTCAGGGACTGGAATGGAaatgaaacagtaaaattaGGGAACAAAAAGTTATTGCAATCTGTTTCTCAACACTAGAGTTGACAGACTTCTTTGCTTTTAGAATCACTAATATATTTGCACAGGTCATCTCAGCTTGTCTGGATAACAGTTACCCATTTCATCCCTTATTGGTTGTGAGATTATCTAAATACTTAATTTGATTAATATAGTTCagcaaaaccagtatttttttccccttctttcaagaattatttcctataaaaaccaaacaagttaGCAGGAAGTTTGTATGAGGATGTTTGCAGTCTGCAAAGACCAGAAAAGCACGATAAGTAGAATTGAGTGCTGGTACAAGTTGGTACAAGCTGATAGGTGCTAGAAATGTGTAGGGGCTACATGATAACCTTCAGAACAACTTTTAAGACAAATCCATGAGACATCCTCCATGTACACCTGAATAGAGAAAATCTTTTGTATGTGTAGGAGCAATACTAACAGGTGTTTACACTTCTCTTTACTTCTGCCTGGTCCTGAACTAGCAGGTGAAACTGAATTCCTTGCTAGAAAACTAAGAAACTGCATgcatttataataataaataagaaTCAGTGCATTACTCTCAACCTTACTTAGAAGAAAAGATATTTATAAGGACAGTCCTTCAGTCACAGCCTCTCTCTGTCATGTTGTTCTTGCATGAATCATCACAAAACTCAATTTCTGGCATATCCTGATTTTGCCACAAAGTGAAACAAACGTCATCAACTGACACTGCCCATTCTTCTCCAAGAAAAGATCAGATGAGGCattctgctcttcctgctgaAGTCATGCCTTACATGTGCtatattaattgaaaatatgtaatttgGGTTCAGATCCAATGAGTGAAGCCATGATAATGAGCCACAGACACTCTGGGGTGCACTGAAGCACTGACCCACAACAGTAACACATAGATGTATTAAAATCCTTTATGCATTTTCTATTGAAGCCCAGGCCAGCTGCTATCAGCTCTTTTCATTGCCACCTCTTGCCAGGCTGGACATGTTTGACCTCTCCTGGAGCTTGAGTCTGCTGTACTTTCAGTCGTTAATTTGACAGGCTAAGAACATGTCCAAACCATTTACTCTCTTACTTTCTGATAGTATAATAGATGTCCTTTTGTTATATTCTTGAGCCAAACTCAACTTTCAGGAAATTTTACCAATTTGAAAATTGCACTATTTCCTTGAACACTACCAAGAAACATaaagaacttttatttttcctctacaGTCACTGTTAAATCAATTCTGACTATTTAGAGACTTACTGAACTGATATCATCTTGCTACACTACAGACTCGATGCTTAAAACTTACAGAGAGTGTGCTTGACTAAGACTTCTGTTTAGGAAGAGCTTAATTTGAATTGACCGAGTAGATCATCAAGCAGACAAGCAGAAGAATGAGATTCTGTTTCTCAGCTGTGCTATTGTCTTGCTGTATGATGGCCTTGGACAAAACAAGTATCTGAACACAGATATGGCCTTTCCATATGTGAAATGGCAAtggcaattttttaaaaagtgtcttCAGCAAAGCATGTGAAACCAAGCTGCTCAGAATTACCCATTACAGAAATTATGGCCcaaaattactgatttttagTGGATCTGGAGACCAATCAGCTATCTGGAGACTGACACAAATAGTTATTCTCACAGCCTCCCTATGCTCCATGCACACAGAAACTCCTCCAGGGTGGCTTGGTTACTCAGCACAGGCCTCCTGCTCTGACTCCACAACCCTGGCCTGAGCTGCGCTCTTGGCACTGACTGTACAAAAAGCCTATGGAGATTTTATTCTCCACCTTTGTGAATAGCTACTTTTTATCCATAACGCTTCGTGTTTCCTTTCTAATGTAACAGGTGTGTATCCAAAAGCAGATCTAAAGTGGAGATGTCTCAGGTGGTGACAGTAGTAGTAGCAGCCAGAGCAAATGTCTGATCAACTTGCCTCACGGtatggggagggaggggacaggaggcaGTAATTGCGGTTTATGTGGGAGCAGTGAATCTCTCCAACAATAACCAGTATCCCTGTACAGCCGCAAAATACAGACTGCTTACCTTAACCTTTAAGCTGCTCTCTTTCTCACCTGTTGCCTACACCTCTGCCTTGGTTACACTGATACATACGGTTCTGCAGGGCCACAGTCTCCTACAGGATTTTACTCTGGAGACACAAATTAAGTCTTACCTTGGGAATAAGCGTGGCCATGGCTCGGGCACCGACATCTagttaaaatgtttaaaaaaaaaaaaagaaaagtatggTTAAAAGGGGAAACTAAAGCAGACAAACGAATCTGTCCTTGCCTAAAAGTATCCTGCAAGCACCCATTCCAAGGGCCTCCAGCGGTGTGCGGCGGGAGGGGGGACGGAGCGGCCGCTGCTTTTCACTCTCCACACGCGgctcccgcccggccccggcccccggcAGTGCCGGCCCCGGGGAGAAAACCCTTGGCCCTCGGCGCCCCGTCCCGCCGCACTCACGCTGCCCGCTCCAGCTGCCGCAGCAGGCGAGCggcccgcgcccgccccgccgccatCGCGCATTTGCGGCCGGACTGGGATCGGGATTGGGACGGGGACGGGCCAGCGGCAGCGCCTCCTCCCGGGTCAGGCGCCGCTTCCCGGCCCCGCACCAGTCGCACGGGTGAAATAAGAACTGTCCGCATTCAGTCCCTCCCCGGTCAATGCCCCTGCGCTCAATGCAGGCACCGAACTGCAAAACCCAACCCGCGCCTGTTTCAAGGCAAGCAAAGCCTGATTGCTAAAATACACAACACAGAGTGCCCACGAAGGGCTACTGAAGTACAGTTAGGGCTGAGCGCGGGTCATAGTACTTGTCACGGGAAAATACTGAAAGTAGTTCGATTGCAGAgtgaaaataatagaaaagccACGGTCCTGAGCATAGGGCAACTTAAAATTAGCTTAAATACTTTTCAGACTTTTTTaatggtgcccagtgacaggatgaggagcaatggccataaactaaaacacaagaagttccaccacaacacaaggaagaacttctttccattgAGGGTGGCAGtgcactggaataggctgcccagggaggtggtggagtctccctctctggagacgTTCACCTGGACGTGTTCCTGTATAACTCGCtgtaggtgaccctgccttggcagcggggttggactagatgatctccagaggtcccttccaaccctaagaattccatgattctgtgaaattacaTGGTAAACTACAGGGCAGGATGGACCAAAATTGTGTAAACACATGCTTAAGATTCTCTAAGCTATGCTGCTTAGCTGACAGAAAAGTATATCAGTATTAAGCAAAGGTAATATTGGATTCTGACAAAGAAAGCATCATTTTTCTGTTGTAGCAGGTATTTTGCCTTCGCATACCGCTGCGTTTCCTTTATTAGAGTTGAAAAAAAGGTTAATGCAtcaaaaaaggaatttatttgcAATACACTTTAAAGGCAGGCAGCTGGTGTTCTCTGGgtctccaggaaagaaaaagtacttcAGATATTGAAGACAgtgaaaatttccattttgtgGACACACAAGTATCTGGTgtttctgcccatggcagaggagttggaactagctttaaggtcccttcaaactcaaatgattctgtgattctataaacaGAGCTTAAAAAGGACGATTTCGCAAGGTGCTGAGTTCAGAAGAGCATATTAATGGCCTGACCAGGCAACCTACATGAAGCTGTGAAACCATCCATTTGTGAGAACCAGAAACTGTCAGCACCCCAGAGGCACCTGCACCTCTGCTCAGGTTACTTCATCACTGCTGGAAATGCACAAACCGCCAAGGATTTTGGTGGAGAAAGTTTACCAATAACCTCACCATCAGCATAGAATACTTATGAGGTGTGTGTATGCATTGTGAAACACCCCATCTCTCTGGCTGAGCAGGTAAAAGACATGCCCTATGGCAATGCCTGGAAGTTCAAAGGTCTGGAACCTATCTCTAAACAACCTTTTCCACCCGTTCAAGAGTTTTTTGCCCCTGCTTTGTCTTGATACTCACACTGAAGGCTTGATAACAGAGGGTTGTGTCCACAAGAACATTCCTGACACCAGCAAGACTGAAGCAGCCTGCAGCAGTGCAgactgctcagcacagggacaAGAAACATTTAAGAGGCAAACAACACATGGTTGAGTGCTACTCAGTCCATCAATGCCATCCAAGCCCCAAGGCATACACACCCCTTCTGCCCTCAGCAGCTGCCTTACACATAGGTTTTGCTTTAGGGTGCTTTTTACTGAAGCTGCCATTCGAACTGAACTGCTACAGAATAGGACAAGAGAATTGCTATAGTCACCCAGCTTTTTCAAAAACTCATTTGCAGTGAGGCATTATAATATCACTAACAATTCACAAACTTGAAAGTTTGAAAACCTAACTTAAGAGAGATTGCTGAAACTTGTTTTACTAACTTTCTTACCAGGAAACAGCATCTTTCCTGTAGTTAAGCCACACACTGGtggcttattttatttttctacatgtTACCTACGAAGTTCAAAAGAATAATGTGCAGAAGTCTAAGATCATTTCCACTATCAGCCCTCAAACTGCttagtaaagaaaaacattgtaAAACTATTTCTATGAAATGATGGATTAGTACTACTGTGGGGAGAAATTGGGGTTTCAACTTGCTGTTcaatgcaaacatttttctgttgaattCAGTGGCTGGTTTTGACTTCCTTTTCTCATCAACAGATTGCTCTAGAAAATCTGTATGATTTCTTAGGCCCTGCAATAAATCTTACAGTAAGTTTTCACCTCTTTGGTAACGCAGCCTGTGtaccagggctgagcagcagtAGTTGACTTAACAGAGCAAGAGCTCCACCGTCAGGCCACTTGcccacagcagaaaacagcagccaCATCCTCTTAACTTTATCCGTGGCTGTTACTCCATCAAAACACAGGTCACACTTGCGGTCCATCCCCAGTCCCAGCTACCTGAACATGGGACAGCTTTGCCAAGCCTCGGTCCTGCCTGGAGATGCTGAAGCATCTCACGTGACACATGTCAGTGTGAAACCCCCAGTCTAGGGGAAACCAGGGCTCCCAACCCCCTTGATACATCACCAATTTCCCTCGGATGGAGAACACAGCCTTCCCTGACCGCCAGCTAAGATCCAAAAGCAGGACATTTTAGAAAGGCCAGAGCATATTTATTGACAAGTATGTGTGTGAACAGAGCACGGGGCGGAAGGCTGCAAGCGACAGTCCCTTTCCACGCCTTAGAGGGCATCCCCAGCCCGTGCTGCACACTGTCCCTCATGCCTTCTTCCTCCTGCCGCCGCCGGTGCCACCGCCCGCgggcttctgctgctgctgccgccgggCTCCGCTCTTCTTGCCGCTGCGGCCCGGCCGCTGCTGCCGGCGGCCGCGCTTGCCCCGCTGCGACTGCTTCTTGCCCTTGTGGGCGGCGGCCGCCTCGGCCTCCTCCTGGCGCATCTGCTTGTTGACAGCGCGGGTGATGTCCAGGACCGGCTTCTTGCTGCCCATGTCccgcagcagctccagctgccgGCTGCGCTCGGCCGCCAGGTTGCCCAGGAGCGGCTCGAAGCGGCGCTTTCTGCCGCCGCTGCGGGAGGGCGGCTCCGCTGGCTCCTTCGGCAGCCGCGGCTGGAAGCGGCCGAGTGAGGCGGTGGAGACGCGGGCGACGCGGGCGACCCGGCGCAGCTCCTCGCGGTCCTGGTGGCCGGTGGGGTGCAGGGGCGCGGCGGGCACGGCGCTCCCGGCGCGGTGGGCCCGGGCCAGGTTGCGCAGCCGGTTCAGCTCGTTGCGCGCCACCCGCTCCCGCTTCTCCCGCCGCAGCCGCGCGAACTGGTCCTCCTCGGGGTCGGCGCCCGCCGGCACCTCCGCCAGCCAGGCGCGGGCCGGGTCTCCGCCCGCTCGCCGGTAGCCCCAGCGCCGCCGCCACTCTTTGGCCTGCTCGTCCCACACCAGCGAGGTTTTCTTGCGGCGGCGGATGCCCTTCAGCCGCGCGAACTGCTCCCAGCGCGTcggcggccgcggccgcggcggcggctTCTCCCGCGGCAGGCGGAAGGTGGGCTCGGGCAGCCGCGCCACCAGCGGCCCCCCGGCACCGCCGGCGCGCTCGGTCGGCAGCTCCCAGAGCCGGGACACCAGCAGCTGCGTGTTGTCGCGGGCCAGCGCCCGCAGCAGCGCCTCCCGCCGCGGGCCGGCCCCgcgcagcgccgccgccgctggAGGGGGGTTGCGGTCCAGCGCCAGCAAGTTACCCAAGTCGaactccagctccagctccttctctaCCGTGATGCTCCGCCGCTTCTCCGCCTCCTGCTCCTCGGCGGCCGCCAGCACCGCCTCGACCCGCACGGCCGCCATGCCGGCGGCGGCACCACGTGCGAGCGGCCCCGCCGGTGCCCCGGGAGCGCGGGGAAGCTCCTCCGGGTCAGAGCGCCGGAACCGCCGTGCCCGGAACAGCCCTGCCCGTGGGGGAGGGATCGGCGCAATGCCCGCCTGGAGATGTAGTTCTGAGGCGCGAGAGGCGCTGTGGGTCGCGGCCAGTCCCCACAGACCGTCCCGGGCTCTGCGCCCGCCGCTGCCGTGTCACCGCACCTTGGCGTCCCTGGCTTACGGGCAGGCGCTTCCTATCCCAGAATCGACTAGGCTGGGAAAGACCCCTGAGATCATCGAATCCAACCTATGATCGAACAACACGACCGTGCCACTAGACTATGGCAcaaagtgccacgtccagtctttccttaaacacctccagaaacggtgaatccaccacctccctggacagtTCATTCCAATGATTAATTgccccttctgtgaagaaattcctcctaatgttCAACCAGAACCTTCCCTGACAGTTTAAGCCTCtatcctcttgtcctgtcactggtgtGGTAGAAGAGGCtaacccccacctggctacaacctcctttcgtGTTGTTGTAGGGAGcgataaggtcacccctgagcctcctccaggctgacaaccccagctccctcagctgctccttggagAACTtaccctctagacccttcactGATGGTATCACCAACGATACTCATGAATCCCCAGTTATacccaggctggggctgtgtgggggctGTGGTGGCCCCAAACCCATCTCTCGCTGCCACCGCGAGTGGTGCTGAGGTGGAAAATGTGTGGGAAGAGACTGCAGGTGAGGGGAGACAATGCCAAAAGCATAGAGCTGGGACCATCAGAGAGCCAACAGGGCCCTGCAGCTTCCCCTACCTCTGCCTGCACTAGGGGTGTGCCATGACATCCGAACACTGAACAGGTCAGGGACTGCGACGCAGAAACGTACTTTACCTGTGggttttggttgtggttttttttctttctttcttcccttcttttgcATATGATTATGTCTGACACTCCTTGCTGTAAAGCAGTGCCTGTAACTGCTCCTTGCAGGACCAGAATTCTAGTATTTTATTGCAGGATCCCAGAGACTGACACAAAGGTGTTCTCGCCGTGCAGAGAAGGTAGGGGAGGAATTTGGGAAGCAGTATCACCTGGCAGATGTCTCATCAGGCATAATTTCAAGTGAGGTGATCGGGTGATATGGTGTGCACCCAAAGGTCAGCTGAGTCAAAGATACCTCTGtgctatttttaaacaaatgtgcTATGGAAGAATCCTTTTATAGCTATACAGTGATTTGGCTTGTATGGCTATGACATTTTGAACTGATCCCTGGTGCCTGAAAAACAAGTTCATGGTAGCACTTAACTTCATGGTAGCTGAGGGAAGTGATGAGAGTTTTTATACGAGGTACAGTTCTCTACTAAGTTATATCACATCTTTCCTTCATGTTAGTTTTGGAGTGATGGAAATGATTCTGAGTGTAATGCCACAGCAGTATtgttgaaatgaaaagaaaacgTAAGACGAAGACAAGTAGCTGATTCTCAAATTCTAATGGCTAGCATATAAAAACTTACCCTTTTTACTCTAACtatgataattttcttttttccccaagtcaGCAGTTTTGAGCATGATTTGTATACTATGGAGCAGCAGAGTCCCTATGTATTTAAATCCAAGCCGGATGGCACAGACTATTTTCTCATTTACCACAAGATGGCATTGGACAATATTTTGTTCCCTAATTTGGACAGCTCATACTTTCACCTGGAATCGCagataaaattcattttaaaggCAGTTCTTTGAAGAGATGCATAAGCACTGTCTATATTCAGGCATAAATTTAAACTTTTGAACTGCAAGGTGCACTATTTCAGCAGTCTGGTTAATACCTTTAGGCTGATCCATGTACCCTCCTGTTTTATCCTTCTGCAGCTAACATCTTGGAGTTCTTTTGGTCTATATTTATACAAAGCCCAGGATGCTTCAGGTAAATGCCTGGGACTGAGAGGACATAAATGGTA is part of the Chiroxiphia lanceolata isolate bChiLan1 chromosome 1, bChiLan1.pri, whole genome shotgun sequence genome and encodes:
- the RRS1 gene encoding ribosome biogenesis regulatory protein homolog — protein: MAAVRVEAVLAAAEEQEAEKRRSITVEKELELEFDLGNLLALDRNPPPAAAALRGAGPRREALLRALARDNTQLLVSRLWELPTERAGGAGGPLVARLPEPTFRLPREKPPPRPRPPTRWEQFARLKGIRRRKKTSLVWDEQAKEWRRRWGYRRAGGDPARAWLAEVPAGADPEEDQFARLRREKRERVARNELNRLRNLARAHRAGSAVPAAPLHPTGHQDREELRRVARVARVSTASLGRFQPRLPKEPAEPPSRSGGRKRRFEPLLGNLAAERSRQLELLRDMGSKKPVLDITRAVNKQMRQEEAEAAAAHKGKKQSQRGKRGRRQQRPGRSGKKSGARRQQQQKPAGGGTGGGRRKKA
- the ADHFE1 gene encoding hydroxyacid-oxoacid transhydrogenase, mitochondrial; protein product: MAAGRARAARLLRQLERAACRCPSHGHAYSQVPERCTLGNTDYAFEMAISNIRYGEGVTKEIGMDLQNLGARRVCLMTDKNLSKLPPVNAVLNSLAKYGINFQIYDNVRVEPTDQSFLDAIRFARKGEFDAYVAVGGGSVIDTCKAANLYAASPTSEFLDYVNAPIGKGKPVTVPLKPLIAVPTTSGTGSETTGVAIFDFKELKVKTGIASRAIKPTLGIIDPLHTLSMPERIVANSGFDVLCHALESYTALPYNMRSPCPSNPINRPAYQGSNPISDVWALHALHIVAKYLKRAIRNPEDREARANMHLASAFAGIGFGNAGVHLCHGMSYPISGLVKTYKPKDYNVDHSLVPHGLSVVLTSPAVFAFTAQIHPERHLEAAEILGADIRTARIEDAGLILADTLRKFLFDLNVDDGLAAIGYSKADIPALVKGTLPQERVTKLSPRPQTEEDLSALFEASMKLY